Part of the Leptidea sinapis chromosome 5, ilLepSina1.1, whole genome shotgun sequence genome, AATTGTACtgtttataaacataaataaaatgaaaacccAGTTTTCATTTTTAGTTGACAATCCCTGTCTCAAGCCCATATGTTTCCTTTACCCCGAATTTCGATAgatgaaatattttctattttaagccGTATTTCAATGGGCTGAAGTTTTCATTggattaatgatttttttaagtttattgtgAAGGAATAATCTGTACTAGCATTACTActtttagatttaatttaagTGTTTCCCTTACCCCAAAAACCGGGAAAGTGAAACAACACAACCAGCTTAAACGGTTCATAGCTTTTTAGCTACTTCCATTATAGCTAGTTTAAAAATCCATTCGATATTATAAAGCCGACTTGAAGAAGTATATTTTGTGCCTTACAAGATGATTGCACGACATTAAATAGTGATTAGAGctgatcataaaataaaaaaatgaagtaTGTTTCCCTTCCCCACCTGACCttactttatatgacaattttcgtaattaacaaaaaaaatattatatgcatATTGTATAGGTGAAGCGGAGCGCACCAGTCACCAGCtagttatcaatataaaaatgaaagacAAAAATCCCCGAAGACAGGACCGACCGGAAGATAACTGCTGATACGATATGCTttacagcagaaaaaggcgcatCTAGCTGATATTCTGTGAATAGAAGCATCGCActggttaaataataaaaaattggcagttgtagagacttacttaaatagaagtgaaaacttagaacttttagtattaaaatttgaaattccaTAATGTctttaaatactattaaattattaatttcaatttatttttacaacttaatttcaataatatattaatcaaataaaatcactatttcaacaatgcactgTATATACACaatgaacttttcactaaatccatgtAATATccaagatatacacagcactaatgttgcacaatacgttagctgtatagctacaaaattcagtggcgtgcattggttttctagaaaggtaggcactgtagatctaactagttgtAGTTGTAGTCGCTTtagtacgacataagttgtatgaaacgctgatTGCTTCGTATATGGAATTTGTAGACTGCCTACCGTCGGTGACGCGATCTCACGAGATTTcatccatccaaaaagtgtttaACTATATGTTGGCACATGAACACTTGTATGGATTGGTGCCTATGTTAGATATATTTCAGATTACCTAAGTCACCGAAACAAAGAATATCAAAACCTAGTTGGCTTCAAATAAGAACAAATATAGTGGCTACAAAACTGGAAGTTTTGGAAGGAATACTCACTGGTCAGGAGCACACCTCTTTTGCCAAATCACACGTCACTAATACTTAATGTTTTGGTAATTATATATAACTACTGGTAGACTTAGCACTATAACTTTAACGTACACTGTTGTCCAGGCGATTGATCGATCTTAGACCTTAGATTGCTCTACTTTTAGTGAGCGTCGATGCGGTTACGCACGCGGCCATTCAGAGTTATATTTTGACAGTTTGCCAGATGGCACACATCACGGATGTGCATGTAAGGAGGGAAAGTTTGAAATGGATTGAATGTATGGCTTTCAGGACAAGTATAAGGGATTGTTCTGAAGCCGcaacactatatatatattttttttagcatGTCGGtaacgcgaacccataagattttcccctaccaaaaattGCCCAACGCAGCTAAAGAATTATTCACTTCAATTATAAACATCACACACAGATAAagctatttattaattatcaacaattaacTAATATGTACACaacaattattacataatatataacacaaTATTTAGGCTGTAGCCATCGAAAGGTCGTATCACTTATTAGTAGGTGCTAGTTCGGCTGCTAGTAATTCCTCTTGGTGTACAGATTGTTGTAATGCAACTGTGATTTAAGCATGTCATCTTCGTTAACTTGTATATGCAAGGGCGGGATAAGAGCTGCTGCTACAGACcttgaaatgaaaaaataaaaacaaatttaatttgtacgaaAATTGATACACGATGCGGCCCTCAAACAAGCGTTTTTGGGCTtccgtccgagtgacgtatcgatCGTAAATCTaagtatgtcttgttcaactctcaagttgtgtgaaaaaaatatatttgattttgtaAGCTTCATATTAGCTTCAACTTAATGCAAGTAGATATGTAAAGAAATATTGGAATGGGATTTGCACAACTTCTAGGTGTCAGATTTACTTGAAAATTAGCAAACATTCAACGAAGACTGACTGACTGAGATCTGGCGATCGATTACTATAACCCCAGGTCCAGGTACCAAACTGAGACTGGTTAATACTATAATgtctctttataataataatattgacacactttttacacaaattatcttgccccaaattaggcatatatagcgtgtgttatgggttgcaagacaaccatatatttaatacaatatacttacttaaacatacatataaacatccatgacacggaaacaaacatccatattcatcatataaatataatgttacatTATCGAGAGTTCCCTATTTGTCACAAAAGCAAAACAAGCCTTGGTCCATGACCAGTCATAGCTCTTGTCGCCATATCTCGTGGCCCTACGTACCGTCCCTCCGCGTTGAGAAAGTTGAAGGTGGAGCAAGCGTGCTCAGTCACCAATAGCTCCACGTTGAGGCCCGCTTGTTTGGTGGCCCGGAACACCGGGTCTACGACACGCCGATCGTTCGTTTCCAGTCCTATTATCTGCGAatgatgaaaatttaaattatatttatcatatcTCGTAGAAATATGGGGTTGCATTTCAAAATCGACAAAAGCGAGCATCAAAATTTAACAACTTATTATACAATTTGCAGGACTTCCCTTTTAAGCTCGTTTCGTTCTTTTAAAGAACTTGCCTTAGGGTccgctctttccaacggataagaatgctaacatatttaacaaaaccataaaagaaacgaattaaaaattgttttaatatttactaaatttttatatgatttaaaatatgggctgggagtttcttttcATTTCAAAGCCCTTTATCGGACTGATTTAgcttcataatattaaaatatatttaaatttctatataattgattttatttggaTTTAGTAAAAGACCCCATTCTCACTTTCTCAGTTTCTTCTCCTTGTATGAACCGATGGTAGTGATTTACTTGACAGCAACAATTTTTTCTAGGAATCATTATGAAAAAACAAATGTCTTAATATACTTACAAGAAGATCTATCTTTGGTTCTAAGACGCGAAAGATGGCCAGAGATTCGGTTGTTATGTCAACTGTTCGGTGAATCTGCCACGACAGGACTGTTCTGTGAATAGAAGTTCATTAGGgacatcattttaaaaaaattatgaggttTAGACCACACAATATAAGAGAAAACATCAAATTGTCTCTAAATGGAACATATTTATACTGTCCGGTGAACCTGCCACAACAGGACTGTTCTGTGTATAGAAGTTCATTAGGaacatcttttaaaaaaaataacgatgtTTGGACCACACAATACAAGAGAAAACTTCAAATTGTCTCTAAATGAAACATTTGTacacttactttaatatttctGTATCAGTCagcattgaaatgaaatgaaatttatttgcaggaaacattgtacttaaggtgttaacaatataatggataatccaatatgtttcgtcaattgacatgcaaaatatgttacaaaattgtctaaacactaatcgtactgttatattgaaacatgtcggatttcacaatgatatcaataatatttataaaatgaaattttaatacttatataatattataatatgagacgtaaataacttaataattcatttagtacctatgtataatattaacaaattcaatgtcataaaagtatattaatttacatatattattatcaaatagactaattcattttgtattgaaaaattcatttaaactatagcaTTGCAGAGCATATTcatgaagaaaaaataaaaatgccaaaattccatattttttgatactgatgttaagtgatacactctgcccatttcaatgcagagccactcagggttcttgaaaaactcgaaaattctgagcggcactacactgcGCTCGTGACCTCGAGGCATAAAACGTTGTTTCATTTGCcctataatttcactagttacgcccttcagaccgaaaaacaataatgcttaatgtactgcttcacggcagataagGCGCCGTtgtctagccggcatgctgtgcaatagagcctccgactggtaacTGTGTCCCGTGCCTATCACTTGCCTAGAGGtgtaggatcctcagagggttCAGATGTGGTATGTACTGTACTTTAAATAAAGGCACTCCACACTAACTAACCCTAACAATGGCTTCTTCAGTAGGATGTGTTTAGTGTACTGTCTGGATGAATATGCACAGACTGGATGCACTGAGACTAATTTTGGCTAGAACTTATCAAAGAAAAGATTCAACTGCTCAAAGAAGATAATAAGGTAAACTAACCTTGGAAATATTGCCATTGGACCGAGTACAGTAATGCCATTGTTCAATCTGAATCCAaactgaaattataaaattaatttataaatttacaagttaCATCATACATAAGTATGCAGTTTTTTTGGactggaaaatattttttttatggaaaaagaggacaaacgagcgtacaggtcgcctggtgataagtgatcacctccacccacattctcttgcaacaccagaggaatcacaggagcgtttccggcctttaaggaaggtgtacgcgctttttttgaaggtacccatgtcatttcgtcccggaaactgcacacaaggaagttcattctacagctttatagtaagtggaagaaaactccttgaaaaccgccacacatccagatggtgaggatgatatcctaatttgtgataaatgcggtagaagacacacattgaagcgacgtctctatgcaacatcaggaagctggaggtccacttgcataagctctcgggaagcccaaataatcgaagttttgagagaagtgccttgtgccatacacgaccaaaggccttcgctatatccaggctaactgccaggccttcccccttgctatCAATAGCTGCAGCCCATCTACGTGTTAGAAAtaataccagaagatcgcctgccgaccgaccatggggAAAGCAGTACTGTCGGCCGTTGATccactggtgaccttctaggtataccaagagctggcggttaattatgctctccatgattttggagagcagggaggttataaCAGAATTAATgcaattataaatttttcaaaaatctggTCTTAAATTATGCACATACAGCaacaaaaacatacaacatgctgttttatttatttattaattttattgttttatcaatGACTGGCAGGACATTTTAGTATGTTTATGTAAACTTATTTACACAACAACCTATACAATGTCTTGGGGGCAAAGCTCCAAAAGCTACAGACAGTCAAAAGAAGCTATACCAGTGTGCTGCCTGGAATAGCCCTATGGATGGCATGCATCAGTCATACTAGCTACATGATAAATAGTGGATGGCGGTATTTTTAGACAGGCTAAagaaattatatcaaataaGACAAgccttctaaaataaaataactcatGAGATAATGTGAGATATAGGTAAAGGTGTGAGATATTGATAAAGGTGTGAGACTGATTGGCCTAAAAGATTTGAGGTTCATATAGTCGCTTTTGCATTTAGCAGTAAGTTTAAGCATTAAGTGGTAAGAGTCTGTATCTTTTACCTACACCTCAGGCAGCATGATAAAACAGATTTTGAATATtctatagataatttattgaattaggcgttactttgcggatattcataattatacaaatgatttaagtttttctttagtgttaattccgccaatatttgtttttaaaaaacaattcgacacatgtttcgtgAGACATCTTtgagtctcatgccagattttggcgagacaacacgtcctgaggatgcctcgtgtagaggcgatacATGTGTCGAatagttttttaaaaacaaatattggcagaattaacattaaagaaaaacttaaatcatgTGTATATTCTATAGATATTTACTAGCCCATTATTACAAATATGGAAATCCATTCaccaaaacataataaataaatgtaatacacAAGATGGATACTCACTGCTCCGTATGAGTCAATCATAAGTCCTAGATCTTGCTCCTGGTTTATAATTCGTAGTGTTGTCTTTCCTTCACCTTCATAGGCTGCTTTGTGTTGCCTTTTACTGAAATGtttcattgaaaataaattaatttaaatgttttgtagaCAATATTTCAATATAGCATTCTCTCTTAGCACTGTGAACTACTATAATagtctttataataaatatggaaAATGGGGCAGCTTGGGTGTTAAGACATTAATCTAtcaattacaaatacaatatgaTCGGAATCAAGGAGGTTTGCCTGCAACTTGATCAGACTACACACggacaaaatatgcaaaattttacttaaacttatcgAAAAAGATTTAACTTTTGCTATCCTATAAATGTCTTATTagacattttttaatgaactgaataatttactaataatttggtCACACTATAGTGATAAATAACAACTTAGAGACATGAGTGTACAGATCATCTGATGATGTTCATCAAAACATATTACaggtatgaaaaaaatatttttagaatcagcaggaattaaattaaattttttatagaagaggaggacaaacaagtgtcacctgatgttagcCTCCCACTATCTCTAACACCATAGGagtcacaggagtgttgccagtGTTTTAGAAGTGACAGTATATTCAAACTCTCATTTATAAGgcatcaataataaaattaacaattacacAATTGTATAGGGTACATCTTGCCTATCAAAGCCATTGGGTGGAATTATCTGTTTGCTGAGTAATATCATTTTGGGTATACTTGCCAAAATTATATGGCTTAGGGACATCCGAGCTTAGAAGTAGAGAGTATTACTTTCACTTCAAATGCCgacaattattaataacttcACGTCCATGGGCAGCTGTTATCCACATTCTATGAGGTGAGGCACTTGCCTGTTtgccaattaaaaaaaacacaaacgtTCTCAATACTAATACTAGCTCAATAAAtgtgcttttattttttaatggtcctgcaaatatattttatgatacaaTGGTAGCGAATAGTAAGACTAGTTCCAAAAGCACTTACCTAGTTAAtgataaatggcatttatttaagtaatatggTGATTTCTTTGCAAACTTACAAGCACGTCCAAGcccaaataataaaaacatcttgttaagtgatttatataaaaagcttTTACTTAATActtcattcaaaataatgtttttgtttttgaattttgttttcttttcgttctctgtatttttttaaatttattcaagacATGGCAATGTCACTTGTGAAGTTTGTGACTtatgacatttatttttcttttatttctggCACTGCTCTAGCTGTTACGGTAagatacaatgacgttctatatagtCTATACATATGAACATATGATTATCATTCGCAGCATATATATTCCCTAtctattattatactctttgattCGCAGtatgatagcggaacggcaaaagtgtgcttaaagacaatttaattcctaaataattttttaactagcttcaaaaaagaaggagtTTCTCAGTTACATAGAAATCACAAAAGTAATGAAAaggaaacaataattattattgctttgaatttttttattaactttataatatCCTCATATTCCACATAATCTCTTATAATTTATGAATCGCAGAAAAATCgttgtttgatattcgccattttggcgctgttggccatgtagcgagagtctgcggtacttaaactagtgatgacaaccacAGCAAGCATCGATAGATTTTGGGAAActatttgcaaaaaaattgtacttttttatgttgattcttgaagtataaagaAAACGAAcgcaattaattcaaaatgaaaaataagtATTGTAAGgtcttcgcagccatttgtattatacgtcaatattagttctctggacgctcgcgagtggcgcttcaaatagacacaaaaaatttgctgtcaaacttaTGTAACAGCTTGTCCAGTGTAGACTGAGTAAACAATTGATAATCAGTCTAcgctgtccagtggtattttaACAGGCCAGTGTTAATAGAAGTTACATTGACAGGTGACAGATAATAATATCGATTTGAGATTTTACTATCAGCCACTTCGAATCGACaactagaattaaataaattaatacttaccTATAGGCTAGCTGATACTTTAGGTAACTGAATACTTAAAAAACTACTAGTTTAAGGTTTATGTGGATAAGCTATTAGACATATATACCTATACATATAGACTATAGGTATTAGAcatatttctgtatttatttatttttgtaatgacaAAACCGATTAATAGTAACTCGATTCTCTTCCaaactataataaatttaaataatattttttacaattcctCCACTAGCTACAACTCCccattttatatcattttactCGTAATAGATCCTACTGTATCAACTTGTAAATTACAGAGTAGGGATCGAAATGATAAAACTGTCCACAGAGCACTGAAGACAATTCTgtattgcacgcggtcaaatcgaTACAGGCTAATTGTTGCCTTTTGATTACATCAGCGTCATATcctataataacaatttattgcTGTATTAAACGATAAAAGTATGTATCTTGTTCTCAATAGTCATAAATACcaatttaatatcattaaatacCAGTCATAAATCctgaaacaatgaaaaaaataatttccattgcaaataaaatttattacttttatagtgtgttaattttatacataaatataaaacaatttaaattatgaaaagcTTATTctaagtggtctccattggttGCAAtacagttatcaatagaagcacgcactctttgcatgggaaaattcttcactgccaattgaacggattgttttagggactccaaataaTCATGGCGTTAAGAGCAaaccgtactctctaaaactgaccataaattattattcagcGAATTAAGATCGGCACTAggcgacggccagtcttcagctctaatgaagtccgaaacgtccgtttccaaccaagactttatgacccggcgccgagtcttgctggaaggaccattcctGGTTATTGAACATGATGTTGTAAAGGGTCTTCACTAGCTTCTCAAGAATAGTATCTTGaaacacttgtgccgatgtcttgatacctttttcaaaaaagtatggctcagtcactccttcatagctaataccccaccaaaccatcactgaagtcagataatgcccacgttgcactctgttgactaaatttgtttcataaaatgttgctcaattgtaaaaaaattcgtaaacattttttttctgtgacctccctttgcgtaggGCTTCattagttgtttcgattttaccatcctattcttttttaaattatcagttatgaAATGTCTCTTATAGGCTGAAAGTTTAATGCGTAATgtgtttaaaatgaaaaataaaaccagattaaattgatataaataattgtattatgtatgttataacTTACAACTAGACATAGATCGAGTTAAATAACGTTTTGGCAATTACAATCCCCTTAAACTTATTACTAGGTAATTATCTAATGTGTGTTTTCGTTTCGGAACGACATAAATTCCATAATTCTTCATCAAATTTAATGAACAAACACTatttaaagaaatgaaaaacGAAAATTCGATTCAGATAGACACGAAAAattgacaaataaatattaagtagatatagatttaccaaaaaaaaacatacttacATCAATAACAGTCCAATCTGTCAACAATAATTAGAGTAGGTATTGTTAAGTTCGGTTTGATTATTTCAGTGTGACCTTTTGTAACTTATTTACACGGGTCACCTAGTTGTACTAAATTAAGATTTAAGCTAAGGAGTCTGTTACATAATCTACAAaccacaataataattacacaaatggaGTACATTATGACGTGTAGCTCttctataaatgttatttataagagaaatttaaattcatacaaaGAACAGCTTACTATTAGACAAAGGGCCATATTTCACCCGGACATCACggcggcgcaaccagtcgctgctaccaacaaaatatatacagctctatacGGAGTTACTCACAGTTGCGCAAATaatttggtggcgcgaccagctcggacgcgtcatgactctggtgtaTCTATGGTGTccagtttggtagcttacggacgcCACGGTGAAATATAGTCCCAGCCAATCGGCAAGCAGGTGTCAAAGAAGAATCAAAATTGTTCTAACGATGATAATTTGTTTTGTGTATGAGCGAAAAGCATTTCCACGAGATGATAAACTTTAAATAGCAGATATTAATATAACCACGTCTGTCTCCGGAAGTGTTATGTAGTAGGTATGGTCTTGAAATCCTATTTCAGTAAACACCGACTGATTGTGGAATATGTGTTCCTAGATTGAGCAAATCACAAAAACTTCAATTCACGTTTCATTCAAACATTTGTACAGTCAATTTACTGTTAAACAGCGGATCCACATGACCCTATCAGATATAATGTACATACAGAAAATCCAATTACAAACATGGCATTAGAAAAACCGTCTAAAGAGATGAGTGTAGATTTATGTCTATAACTTATCAACTAATAATACCGCTTATGATTACTTGTCATGTtcatttaagttattattactttcatttcaaTTCATTTCATGACAAAGTTCACAGTTGTtcaaagggcaatggagagggctaatTATGCTCGaagtttctctgcgagatcgaatcaaacatgaggagattcgtaggagaatcaaagtcaccaacatagcccagtggttgcgaaactgaagtggcaatgggcaggacacatacTTAGACGGAGAGATGGctgttgggacagtaaagtcctcgaatgccgAACACggaccggaagacgcagtgttggtagagaCGGACTTATAATCTGatcaatatcgccggaatacgttggatggggCCAGCACAGGAGATTTTTGGAGGAGGCATGTGTCGAGGCGATGGCGATGATTATGTTCATTTATCTATTACGAAAACTATTTTCAAGCAATGGAATGTAAATACCTTTCAAAAACAATTATAGAGgtaacctaaataaatatgagAAATAACTTaacataaatgtaataaatatgagAAATATCTTATCTATACAATGGCATGTTGTGTAAAGTTTTCATATCACTGGTAATTGTTACattttattcttaatataatattaactaacaatttatcCTCTCTTATAACAAAAGACACTTAATTGGAAGCTGTCACATTCTAAAAACTCTTTACTTATATAAACCTATATTGTAATACGCTAGCAGCCTTATCTAGAACAGTAGAAATGTACCTATTACCAAAGGTAAGATCATGTCAAGTACCTGTCCTCCCATTACGTCTATACTTAGAATACCTTCTACTGTTAAATTGGTTCTATCTAAATAGCCAAAGGAATTCTACTCTATGGCGCTTAAACTACATAACAAAAGGAGTTGTTCCATTTCTTCTCTAGGTCTTTGTACACAGAATTAGAGGAAAATCACCCTAAACTCTCCTTAATAACTGTagacaaaattaataatataactatggCAACATTTCCTATTTATTAAATATGGCATTAATAATTATCGTTGTATTTTACAATCTATCAATCTTATCTTTGCTGTATTCAGTGTACCCAAACAATGTTAAATGTACACAATATATGAC contains:
- the LOC126964462 gene encoding NADH dehydrogenase [ubiquinone] 1 alpha subcomplex assembly factor 3: MFLLFGLGRACKFAKKSPYYLNKCHLSLTSKRQHKAAYEGEGKTTLRIINQEQDLGLMIDSYGAFGFRLNNGITVLGPMAIFPRTVLSWQIHRTVDITTESLAIFRVLEPKIDLLIIGLETNDRRVVDPVFRATKQAGLNVELLVTEHACSTFNFLNAEGRSVAAALIPPLHIQVNEDDMLKSQLHYNNLYTKRNY